One genomic window of Solea solea chromosome 12, fSolSol10.1, whole genome shotgun sequence includes the following:
- the irf7 gene encoding interferon regulatory factor 7: MQSLQKPQFANWLIKQVETGQYTGLCYVGENKFRVPWKHNSRKDCRDEDSKIFRAWAVASGKISEFPNDKARWKTNFRCALNNLSVRFKMVQDNSKNSVDPHKIYEIINTEHRHESLPKQESRADSPMTLDIYSSPTEYFPMGQEQNLVNYFTALDIENQPTEAQLWVENQAVLGSYPAAGENLPQVIPDQPSYCEVNPPPVLHSVIESSIQPSINDLEISVYYRKMEMFKTTLNTVRLQLHYQHEAPDLNAHQLCFPSTDGLLDHKQIEYTNRILNSIQRGLLLEVQETGIYAWRQDRCHVFASTSDPSIAHPDPRKLPQNTMVELLSFEKYINDLKKFKENNGGSPDYTINMCFGEKFPDGKPLEKKLIVVKVVPLICRYFHEMAQMEGASSLHSTNVSLQMSHNSLYDLISSVFGLPTVDPSFLN, encoded by the exons ATGCAAAG ccTTCAAAAGCCTCAGTTTGCCAACTGGCTCATAAAGCAGGTGGAGACAGGCCAGTACACGGGTCTGTGCTATGTGGGCGAGAACAAGTTCCGAGTCCCTTGGAAGCACAACTCCAGAAAGGACTGCAGAGACGAGGACAGCAAAATATTCCGG GCATGGGCAGTGGCGAGTGGCAAAATCAGCGAGTTCCCCAACGACAAGGCCAGGTGGAAGACCAACTTCCGCTGCGCTCTCAACAACCTGTCCGTGCGCTTCAAGATGGTGCAGGACAACTCCAAGAACTCCGTCGACCCTCACAAAATCTACGAAATCATCAACACTGAGC ACAGACATGAAAGTCTTCCAAAACAAGAGTCACGTGCTGATTCTCCTATGACCCTGGACATCTACAGCTCTCCCACAGAGTACTTCCCCATGGGACAGGAG CAAAATCTGGTTAACTATTTCACAGCTTTGGATATCGAAAACCAACCAACAG AGGCTCAACTGTGGGTGGAGAATCAGGCTGTTCTTGGAAGTTATCCTGCTGCGGGCGAGAACCTCCCACAGGTTATTCCAGATCAGCCGTCTTACTGTGAAG tgaATCCTCCACCAGTCCTTCATTCAGTCATTGAGTCATCGATACAGCCAAGTATCAATGACCTGGAGATCTCCGTCTACTACaggaaaatggaaatgtttaaGACCACGTTGAACACTGTCCGTCTCCAGCTCCACTACCAGCACGAAGCCCCCGACCTCAATGCCCATCAACTGTGTTTCCCCTCAACTGACGGCCTTCTAGACCACAAACAG ATTGAGTACACCAACCGCATTCTGAACAGCATCCAGAGAGGTTTACTCCTAGAGGTCCAGGAGACCGGTATCTATGCCTGGAGGCAGGACAGGTGCCATGTGTTCGCCAGCACCAGTGACCCCAGTATTGCTCACCCAGACCCAAGAAAGCTTCCGCAGAACACCATGGTAGAGCTCCTCAGTTTTGAGAAGTATATAAACG ACCTGAAAAAGTTTAAGGAGAACAATGGAGGCTCTCCTGACTACACCATCAACATGTGCTTTGGAGAGAAGTTTCCCGACGGAAAACCCTTAGAGAAGAAACTCATCGTCGTCAAG GTAGTTCCTCTGATCTGTCGATACTTTCACGAGATGGCGCAGATGGAAGGCGCTTCGTCGCTCCACAGCACCAACGTCAGTCTACAGATGTCACACAACAGCCTCTATGATCTCATCAGCTCTGTGTTCGGTCTGCCGACAGTCGATCCATCTTTTCTAAATTAG